The sequence GGCAAGCAGAAGATCATCGCGCGCTACACCAGCTACCACGGCTCGACCGCGGGCTCGATGGCCGCCACCGGCGACTGGCGTCGCTGGACCACCGAGCCGGTCGGCACCATGCCGTGGGTGCTGCACGGGCCCGAGACCAACTGCTACCGCTGTCCGCTCGGGCGCAGCTACCCCGAGTGCGGGCTCGCGTGCGCCGACTACCTCGGCTACATGATCGACCACGAGCACGACATCGCCGCGGTGATCGTCGAGCCGGTGGTCGGCACCAACGGCGTGCTGGTGCCGCCCGCGGACTACCTGCCCAAGCTGGCCGAGCACTGCAAGCGTCGCGGCGTGCTGCTCATCGCCGACGAGGTGATGTCGGGCTGGGGTCGCACCGGTCAGTGGTTCGCGGTCGACAACTGGGGCGTCGTGCCCGACATCCTCGTGACCGCCAAGGGCGTGACCAATGCGATGGCGCCGCTGGGCGTGTGCGCGACCAGCCGCACCATCGCCGATCACTTCGACGATCACTTCTTCGCCTGCGGCCACACCTACGAGGCGCACCCGCTCACGCTCGCGCCCGCGGTCGCAGCGATCCGCGAGTACAAGCGGCTGGGGCTGATCGAGCGCGCCCGCACCGTCGGTGCCCAGCTCGGGGAGCGCCTGCGCGGGCTCGCCAGCAAGCACCCCAGCGTCGGCGACGTGCGCGGACTCGGGATGTTCTGGGCCATCGAGCTGGTCGAGAACCGCGACAGCCGCAAGCCGTTCAACACGCCCGACGACAAGGTCGCGCGCAAGCCCATGGTGGTCGACGCCGTCACCGCCAAGCTGATGGAGCTCGGCGTGTTCTGCATGGGCTGGATCTCGCATCTGGTGATCGCGCCGCCGCTCACGATCGACGACGCCGGCATCGACGAGGCCCTCGCTGCGCTCGATCAGGCGCTGGCGATCGCCGACGCCAAGTGCACCTGATCGGTCAGCCGGCGAAGCGCTCGCACCAACGCACGAGCTCGGCCTCGAGCGAGCGGCCCTCGACCAGCGCGTCGGGGAAGCCGACGTGGCCGCCGCGCTCGAACCACCGTACCTCGATGGCATCGCCGGCGGCGCGCAGCGCCGGCTCGACGCTCGCACGCGTGACCATCGGGTCCCAGCTCGCGCCGAAGTAGGCCGCGGGCAGCTCGAGCGCGCGCAGGTGTGGCGCGACCGAGGCCCGGCGCCAGTAGTCATCGACATCGGCGAAGCCGTGCCGCGGCACCACCACCACCCGGTCCCAGTCGCGGATCGTGCGGATCGCTGCGATCTCGGCCGCGGTGCCGGGCATCCGTGTGCCGCGGCGCGCCACGACCTGGCGGTGGCCCTCGACCAACGCGCGCAGCACGTGGGTGCGGTAGAGCGTGGCCCGGGGCGCGTCGATCACCGCGGCCGAGCGCGCGAGGTCCAGCGGGGAGCACACGGCTGCGATCGCCCGCAGCCGCGCATCGCCGGGCCGAAGTCCCAGGTGCAGCGCGACGTGACCACCCAGCGAGAAGCCCACCACCAGCAGCGTGCGCGCGAACGCCAGCGCCGGGTCTGCAACGACCACCTCGAGGTCGCCGACCAGGCCCGCGTGGTAGAGGTCCTCCCCGCGGCCGTCGGCGCCGCGCAGATCCACGCGCAGGTACGACCAGCCGCGCGCTGCGATCGCACGGGCGGCCCGCCGCACGTAGGGGCTGTCGGCGCTGCCACCGAGGCCATGCACGAGCAGCACGCAGGTGTCGTCGCCGCGGTGCAGTCGCCCACCGAGGCGGACCTCGCCCATCCGTTCGTCGGGCACCACGCACGACCACGGTGCGTCGGCGGGTGCGGACACCGGGCGCACGCGGTCGCGCAGGTGCGGCGCCAGGGTCCAGTAGTGGCCACCGGCACGCGCATGCAGCTGCGACCACGTCGCGGTGGCTCCGCGCACGAAGCTCGTCACGACGGTGGACACACCAGCGCGGCGCACCGCCGCAGCATCGCACGCCGACGCCTGGGATCGAAGCCTTGCGCGGCCCCGCGAAGCCGGATAGTAGGGTCTCGAGGGTCGTGATGGCGTCACGGCCGGCGGGTGTGGACATGGGTGAACGCAGGACGCAGACCACCGCGGGCACGGAGCTCACCGACGGCGACGGCGAGCGCCTCCTCGATCGACTGGTCGACGATCTCGCCGACAACCGCGCGCGCGGTCCGGCGCCGCGGGGCCCGATCACGGCGGTGGGCCTGTGCGTCGACGAGCGTCACCCGAGCCTGCCCGGTCGCGTGCGCGTGCAGGTCGAGTCGGGCGGCCATGTCACGCAGGCGTGGATTCCATCGCTCGCCCACCTGGTGGTGCGCACCGGCGACCGCGTGCTCGTGCAGGGCGTCGAGAACTGGCCCGAGCCGATCGTCACCGGGGTGCTCGATGGCTACGCGCCGGTCGAGGCGCCCGCGGCCCGCGAAGCCGCGACGCTGTCGCTGCGCGCCGACGAGTGCGTGACGATCCGCGACGATCGCGATCGACCGCTGCTCGAGATCCGCTGCGGTGCGCAGGGCCCCGAGCTGCGCCTGGCCCAGCCCGACGTCGCGCTCGAGGTGCCAGGCAAGCTGACCATGCGCGCCGGCGCGATCAAGCTGGAGAGCACCATCGGTGACGTCGAGATCGATGCCGTCGGTGACGTCCGCGTACGCGGCGAGCTGATCGAGCTCAACTGACAGCCGCCCGGGACCACCACGATGCGCCTGGTCAACACCACCCGCCTGACCGCCAAGCTGGTGCTGTCGCGCAGCCCCGAGCCCGGCGGACACACCACGCGCATGGGCACGCTCGTGGCCAAGGCCACCTTCGCACTCGCCGGCGAGCGTCCCGATCTCGAGGTCGCCAACGCCAAGCCGGTGCTCGACGCCGACGAGCCGAGCGAGCTCGGCGAGCTACCCTGCGATGTGCTGCCGCGGCAGCTGCCGTGCTTCGAGGTGCTGGTGCTGGGCCACGCGTGCACCACCGGCGGGCCGCAGGCCGCGTGCGACGTCGAGCTCGCGGTCGACGGCGTGAGCCGACGCGTCCGCGTCACCGGCGATCGACGGTGGTTGCCGAGCGCCGACGGCCACATCGCCGGTGCGCCGCAACCATTCGCACGCATGCCGATGACGTGGTCGCGCGCGTTCGGTGGCCACGCGCGCGTGCACGTCGACCGCGACGCCGTCGTCGAGGTCGCGGATCCCGTCAACCGTCACGGCCGCGGCTTCGATCCCGAGCCGCACGCGCGTGCGTTGTGCAAGTGGTTACGGGCGCCCGATGGCTTTCCTGTGATCGAAGACGCCGCCGCGCTGCCCAACCTCGTCGCCGCGGGCGTCGATCTGCGCACGCGTACGCAGGTGGTCGACGCGACCTGCTGGGCCACGGTGCCGCGCGACTGTGGCCTGGCCCTGCAGCCGCCGCAGGGCTGGCCCACCGCCGACAGCCCCGAGGCCGCCGCACGCCTGCAGCAGGATCGCGTGGCCCTGCGCGCGCACCCGGACTGGATCCTACCGCTGCCGGCGAGACCGCCGCGCGTGCGGCTGTCGGGCATGCGCCCCGACGGCGAGGTGCTCGCGTTCACGGTGCCGCAGCTGGCGGTGAGCGCCGACGGCAACTTCGGCGGCACTGCGGTACGCCTGCGACTGCGACCGGAGACGCTGCTGCTGTTGCCGGACGAGCGGCTCGGCGTGTTGGTCTTCCGCGCCAGCTTCCACGTTGCGGCCGTGCACACCAAGGGTCGCGCGCTGCGACTGCGTGTCGACGAGGGTTGGTTCGGCGCATCGGCGCCGTGAGGGAGTCGAGATGTCGTTCTACGTCCTCAACGCCACCGACATCGCCTGGCCCATGGTCATCTCGATGACCGTGCACGAGACGCTGCTGGCGGGTCCCGCCACGCCGACCCTCGAGGCGCCTGCGCCGATGTTCTGGCCGCCTGGCTTCGCGCTCGGCTGCAACAAGATGACGACCCGTGTCGTGCACCGCAAGAAGACGCTGGCGCAGCAAGGCCACGACATCGGCGTAGCCCTGCCCCACGTGAGCGTGCCGCCCGATCCCCTCAACGTGGTCGCGACCGCGCTATCGGGCCGCAAGGTGAACTTCGGCTCGACCAAGGTGCTGCTCGAGAAGCAGCCCGCCGGCGCGGGCATGTTGACCGCGTGGCCGCCGACGCCGATGACCGCGTGCTCGGTGCCATTCGGGCTGCCGACCGGCTGCGCACCGTTTGCTCGCCTCAACACCGTCGTGTTCGGGATGTCGCAGTCCGACTACGTGCTCGGCTGGGCCGAGATCGCCACCACCATCGTGGTGGGCATGGTCGCGGGCGCGGCGGGCAAGGCGGTCGAGGCGGAGTTCGGCAAGCTCGGCGGCTACCTCGTCGAGGGCGCGACAAAGGCTGCGCTGACCTACGCCGCCGGCTACGTGCGCTCGAAGCTGGTCTCGGGGCCGCAGAGCTACGGCGGCACCATGGAGTACCTCGGGCCCTACGTCACGGTGTCCTACGGCGTGCAGCGCGATGCCCAGGGCCAGGAGACGCGCACCGCCGAGGCCCGCGTCGGCGGCGTCGCGGGCTCGGTGAAGCGCGGGCCCGAGGGCGACACGACGGCGTCGCTCACCCATGTCGAGCAGGGCCCCGGCCGCGTCGCCGTGGTCGACGACCAGGGCCAGCGCACCGAGCTGGGCACCGGCTGGCGCGACTGGGGCGAGCCCATCGGGCCCGCGGAGCCGACGACATGACGCGCACGTCCGCCCGCGAGACCTACGACGCGACCGTGGGCCTGCTGCCGCGGGGGCAGGCGCCGCAGCTGATCTTCGCGATCGTGAAGATCACGATCGACCTCGGCACCGGCCGACGCACCACCGCGCAGCCGCTGCTGCACGACGTGTGGGATCCCGCGACGCCGGCTCGACTCGCGCCCGGCAGCGACTACTGGATCGACAAGCCCGCGTGCGACGTCACCGTCGTCGGCGACGCGATCGCGCCGGCGCCCGTGCGCGAGTCGGCGGTGGGCGTTCGCGTGGGCAACCGCGAGCTCGCCGTGCGCGTGCTCGGGCCGCGGGTGGTCGAGCACACCGCCGGCCGCGTCGGGTTCAGCGAGCCGGAGCACTTCGAGCGCATGCCGGTGACGTGGGCCCACGCCTACGGTGGCGCCGACCTGCGCGTGCCGGTGCCACCCGCAGAGACCCTCGCGGCGCAGCTCGAGCGCGCCGCCGATCATCCCGGCGTGTACCCGCGCAATCCCATGGGTAGGGGCTACGTGGTGGGCTCGATCCCCGCGGGCCTGCAGCTGCCCAACCTCGAGGATCCCGCGCGACCGCTGACGCCGGAGCTCATCGCCGCGGCAAGCCCGGAGCAGTGGTATCTGCGCCCGCCGCCGGTGTGCTTCGAGCTGGTGCCGCCGTTCGTGTTCCCGCGCTGTCTGCACTTCGGCGTCGACGCGTGGTACCCCGCGCCCGACGACGAGCGCCTGGCGGAGGTGCGCAGCGGCGCGCTGCCCCGGGGGTTCCGTGGTGCCGGCCTGCCCGAGCTCGCGCGACAGGAGGCCGCGGCCGGGCTGGCCTTCCCAGAGCTGCCCGCGGGCACGCCGTTCGCGGTCGCGGGCATGTCGGCCGACGCGCGCACGCTGACGTGCGCGATGCCAGCTGCGCCCCACGTGGAAATTGCGCTCGAGGGTCGTCGCGAACAGCTGCTCGCGCGACCGCAGCTGGTGGTGCTGCGACCCAACGAGAACCTCGCGACCTTCACCTTTGCCGCCGTCACCACGCACATGCACCGCCGCTTCATCCCCGGCATCCACCGCACGATCCCACTGACGGTGTCGGTCGACGGTGACGCGCCGATCGACCATGCGCCGCCACCGGTGCCGGCCGGCGGCGTGACGCCACCGCGTCCGGCTTGATACACTGGAGCCGCCGTGCAGGAGCCCGAACGCGGCGCCGTCCTCGGTGCATACACACTGGTCCGCTGCGAGCGCAGCGACGAGCTCGAGCAGCGCTGGCTCGCGCGCCGCAGCGACTCGGCCACCGCCGCCGTGACCATCCGCCTGCGACGCGCACCATCGGCGCGGGCGTTCGGTACCGAGGCCGAGCTCGGCGCCTTCCTCGAGCACCCCAACATCGTGCACGCGCGCGAGCAGATCGACGCCGAGCCGTGGACCGCGCTGGTCTGCGACTGGCGACCGGGCCTGTGGCTCCCCGAGCTTGCGCCCACGCTCGAGCGGCTGCGCCAAGCGTCGGAGCCCGAGTTCGTCACGGTCGTCGTGCACATCGCCGAGGGCTTGTTGGCCGCGCTCGCCCACGCCCACGCGCAGCTCGACGCCGGTGAACAAGCCGGCATCGTCCATGGCGCCGTGCAGCCCAGCGCGGTGTGGATCGATCGCAGCGGCGCGGTCGCGCTGGCCGGGTTCGGCGCGCCGCTGGGCGACGATGATCCCAGCCGCCTGCTCGATCGCGAGATCGGCCAGCTGCGCTACGCCGCACCGGAGCGGGTCGGCACGAGGGCGCGCACGCCCGCCGCCGACGTCTACGGCGTCGGTGCGATCCTCCACAGCCTGCTCGACGGTCGGCCGTACCGCGCCGATCAAGCCGACGCGCGCGCGGTCTACCAGGCGCTGCTCGCCGGCACCGTGCCCGAGCTGTCACGACCGGTGCCGCCGCAGCTCGAGGCGCTGCGCATCGCACTGCTCACGCGCGTGCCGGCCCAGCGCCCGCGCAACCCGGCCGCGATCGCAGCCCTGCTGCGCGGCTGGACCCGCACTGGCGATCCGGTCGCGCGTCTGGCCGCGCTCGTGACCGATCTGCTGCGCGAGCAGGCCGCGGCCAGCGATCGCGAGAGCGAGCTCGGAGGGCCACCCTTGCTCGACGCACCGGTCGCCATCCCCGGGCCGCAGGTGCCGATGCACGCGCCGCCTCCACCCTCGCTGCCGCCGCCACCCTCGCTGCCGCCGCCACCGATGCAGGTTCCGCCGCGGATGCCGAGCGCGCGGCCGCCCGCGGTCGCGGACGCGGAGCACACGATCGCGATCGACGACGGCGTGCTGGCGCAGATGCGTCGTGAGAGCAGCTCGCCGATGGTCGCGGCCCCGCCGGGCATGGTGGTGCCAGCGGCCGCGCCTCAGCCCCGCGCTGCACCTGCGGCGCAGGGGCCGAGTCCGGTGCCGTATCCATCGCAGGTCCCGCCCGCGCGTCCCCCGAGCGCCGCGATGCCGATCGGCGCGCCGCCCCAGGTGCCGGTGTTCGGCTCACCCGTCTCGCATCCGCAGGCCGCACGGACGACGAACCCACGTGCCGCGTCGGTGCACGCCGTGCCCACGGTCGCGCCCGACGAAGAGGCTACGTTCACGCACACGCTCGAGCGCACCCGCGAGAAGCGTCGCTTCCTCGGGCTCATCATCGCCGCGGCCGCGATCGCGATCGCCGTCGGCGTGGCGGTCGGGCTGGCCATCGCGAGCTGAGCTCGTTTGCCCGCGCGGACGCGGCGTCAGCCGGCGAGCAGCGACCACACCCACGCCACCAGCACGAACGGCGCCGCGACCCCGATCGCAATCATGGTGCCCG is a genomic window of Deltaproteobacteria bacterium containing:
- a CDS encoding aminotransferase class III-fold pyridoxal phosphate-dependent enzyme, whose translation is MDRDISQLTAHHTYGTWRYQKGWAPLHVTKAQDCHFWDAKGKRYLDLSSQLVCTNLGHQNQAVADAIAQQAQSLAFIGPAFACDVRAELALELLTVMPKGLDKFFFATSGTEANETAIRIARLYTGKQKIIARYTSYHGSTAGSMAATGDWRRWTTEPVGTMPWVLHGPETNCYRCPLGRSYPECGLACADYLGYMIDHEHDIAAVIVEPVVGTNGVLVPPADYLPKLAEHCKRRGVLLIADEVMSGWGRTGQWFAVDNWGVVPDILVTAKGVTNAMAPLGVCATSRTIADHFDDHFFACGHTYEAHPLTLAPAVAAIREYKRLGLIERARTVGAQLGERLRGLASKHPSVGDVRGLGMFWAIELVENRDSRKPFNTPDDKVARKPMVVDAVTAKLMELGVFCMGWISHLVIAPPLTIDDAGIDEALAALDQALAIADAKCT
- a CDS encoding alpha/beta fold hydrolase; the encoded protein is MTSFVRGATATWSQLHARAGGHYWTLAPHLRDRVRPVSAPADAPWSCVVPDERMGEVRLGGRLHRGDDTCVLLVHGLGGSADSPYVRRAARAIAARGWSYLRVDLRGADGRGEDLYHAGLVGDLEVVVADPALAFARTLLVVGFSLGGHVALHLGLRPGDARLRAIAAVCSPLDLARSAAVIDAPRATLYRTHVLRALVEGHRQVVARRGTRMPGTAAEIAAIRTIRDWDRVVVVPRHGFADVDDYWRRASVAPHLRALELPAAYFGASWDPMVTRASVEPALRAAGDAIEVRWFERGGHVGFPDALVEGRSLEAELVRWCERFAG
- a CDS encoding DUF2169 domain-containing protein; translation: MRLVNTTRLTAKLVLSRSPEPGGHTTRMGTLVAKATFALAGERPDLEVANAKPVLDADEPSELGELPCDVLPRQLPCFEVLVLGHACTTGGPQAACDVELAVDGVSRRVRVTGDRRWLPSADGHIAGAPQPFARMPMTWSRAFGGHARVHVDRDAVVEVADPVNRHGRGFDPEPHARALCKWLRAPDGFPVIEDAAALPNLVAAGVDLRTRTQVVDATCWATVPRDCGLALQPPQGWPTADSPEAAARLQQDRVALRAHPDWILPLPARPPRVRLSGMRPDGEVLAFTVPQLAVSADGNFGGTAVRLRLRPETLLLLPDERLGVLVFRASFHVAAVHTKGRALRLRVDEGWFGASAP
- a CDS encoding DUF2169 domain-containing protein — its product is MTRTSARETYDATVGLLPRGQAPQLIFAIVKITIDLGTGRRTTAQPLLHDVWDPATPARLAPGSDYWIDKPACDVTVVGDAIAPAPVRESAVGVRVGNRELAVRVLGPRVVEHTAGRVGFSEPEHFERMPVTWAHAYGGADLRVPVPPAETLAAQLERAADHPGVYPRNPMGRGYVVGSIPAGLQLPNLEDPARPLTPELIAAASPEQWYLRPPPVCFELVPPFVFPRCLHFGVDAWYPAPDDERLAEVRSGALPRGFRGAGLPELARQEAAAGLAFPELPAGTPFAVAGMSADARTLTCAMPAAPHVEIALEGRREQLLARPQLVVLRPNENLATFTFAAVTTHMHRRFIPGIHRTIPLTVSVDGDAPIDHAPPPVPAGGVTPPRPA